From the Gouania willdenowi chromosome 19, fGouWil2.1, whole genome shotgun sequence genome, one window contains:
- the cep131 gene encoding centrosomal protein of 131 kDa isoform X1 has protein sequence MHPTRSPASIPTGDPGHALDLSLSGSRLSVPRRPSSASPGKHFTRSVSVSVACDGRAKRNTLQGDASSTSHRSIKNLRRSNSTTQVNQQANISLCEEQHDDYLTVFDSSSDGRRKLASLRKTSPDRTTWNILDDQPRVLPLHSSSRSISSSDSPTGPKKRDPSIALAATFTANNRSNKGGVGNSVTTILHNNYSEKPLTPKSSNQKPSFNNILKATANDELPVESGSLTKSQKNFSSASPSSSSNNRSPVSAQRCSPVICSPRREATEEEAERFIKQVNQAAVTIQRWYRRQAKTQLANREVLKRILTSKRKEWEERSEDDGRPERQRKDEDRKRIREEKARLARLTAIQELKQKRAHRAEEVQHVAEAQLENVRQAGAVGRRKPPRISLTNKSPASPSNNSPLSPTDTKTKNTDSNLNIVAEEVELSFRAISPAFSNDRASQYSQEPEVRTDDATSLRLPRDDDKVLLKGRACLTSLAATNANTSEVLQHHRTQRPAEIEPERLRPPAAPGRKKLLRVSSTNRSPTSPSNNSPLSPTDMKTNNTDSNLNITTDAGELSFRAVSPSLSNHRDSQCSQDVLQRSVSVEDQQQQPHGAPSKTTLHELLDTLKLLEEEPQRLSVPKEKHVWVDEDGDSNSLTTDNLERHGQLVHHHVLPDGGALLSEAKLQSIMSFLDEMEKSEQERPRSVTSGSHREAVLSEEELVGIDQASATAAEISGSMMRIRMELEEKKRSVHMLQTALAQQRELTVRHAKETEKELSRSFQLQKEQYEATIQRHLNFIDQLISDKKTLSERCEGVVAELKQVDQKYMKKMSQMQEQHELVWQILGPLCEEIKKLKDLMSATEKIRREKWIDEKTKKIKEITVKGLEPEIQKLISKHKQELKKLRMLHEAELLQADERAAQRYVLQSEELRLQLEKERDEQCQREREHAQHRYEKQLQEEELSLQQQRKRLYKEVSEEKERLAQVASRQRAELEDLRRQLEENSSLAGRALREELDKSREEQERRHQMEMKAMQERLDLEKQSWEENYRKKEEAWLLSRERKMKDELRRDRDKEIELAIWTLEEETTKDREECERAAENRVKRVREKYEAELKELERSERAAVEKHQDLRKQQMESEGEILRLRAALRQKEQEVDVVTQSRDKLADERHHLAEVIRQEFADRLVATEEDNRRMKVEASEMRARLRLEVEKVTREKEEELAEVHQRVKSAILKKEETVGNLRKQHEAALKRAEHLEALWEQQRKQLLEK, from the exons atGCACCCAACACGAAGCCCTGCGTCCATCCCGACAGGCGACCCCGGCCACGCCCTGGACCTCAGCCTCTCTGGGTCCAGGCTCTCTGTGCCCAGACGACCCAGCAGTGCCTCACCTGGAAAACACTTCACCCGCTCAGTGTCGGTGTCAGTGGCCTGTGACGGTCGAGCCAAGCGCAACACGCTG CAGGGTGATGCCAGCTCTACCAGCCATCGCTCCATCAAGAATCTGAGGCGCTCCAACAGCACCACACAGGTCAACCAACAGGCCAACATCAGCTtatg TGAGGAGCAGCATGACGACTACCTGACCGTGTTCGACAGCAGCTCCGATGGACGCAGGAAACTAGCGAGTCTGCGTAAGACGTCCCCTGACAGAACCACATGGAACATCCTG GACGACCAGCCCAGAGTTCTCCCTCTCCACTCCAGCTCACGCAGCATCAGCAGCTCAGACTCTCCCACCGGCCCCAAGAAAAGGGACCCCAGCATCGCTTTGGCCGCCACCTTCACTGCTAACAACAG GAGCAACAAAGGCGGCGTGGGAAACTCCGTCACCACCATCTTACACAACAACTACTCAGAGAAGCCGCTCACGCCAAAAAGCTCCAACCAGAAGCCGTCATTTAA TAATATCCTGAAGGCCACGGCCAATGACGAGCTGCCTGTGGAGAGCGGATCCCTCACCAAATCTCAGAAGAATTTCTCCTCGGCGTCACCGTCCTCCAGCTCCAACAACAGATCTCCGGTGTCGGCGCAGCGCTGCAGCCCGGTGATCTGCTCCCCGAGGAGGGAGGCCACGGAGGAGGAGGCGGAGAG GTTTATTAAACAGGTAAACCAGGCTGCGGTCACCATCCAGCGCTGGTACCGACGCCAAGCCAAGACACAGCTCGCCAACCGGGAAGTGCTGAAACGCATCCTCACCAGTAAAAGAAAG gagtGGGAGGAGAGAAGTGAGGATGATGGTCGTCCAGAGAGGCAAAGGAAGGATGAAGACAGGAAACGGATACGGGAGGAGAAAGCTCGGCTGGCGCGTCTCACTGCCATCCAG GAGCTCAAGCAAAAGCGAGCGCATCGAGCTGAGGAGGTGCAACATGTGGCTGAGGCACAGCTGGAGAACGTGAGACAGGCTGGGGCGGTCGGGCGCAGGAAGCCGCCCAGGATTTCCCTGACCAATAAAAGCCCAGCGTCCCCGAGCAACAACAGCCCCCTGTCCCCCACAGACACCAAGACCAAGAACACAG ACTCAAATTTAAATATAGTCGCTGAGGAAGTTGAGCTGAGCTTCAGAGCCATTTCTCCGGCTTTCTCCAACGACAGAGCTTCCCAGTATTCCCAG GAGCCGGAGGTGAGAACAGACGACGCCACTTCTCTTCGGCTTCCCAGAGACGATGACAAAGTACTTCTTAAAGGCAGAGCGTGTCTGACCAGCCTCGCTGCAACGAACGCCAACACATCAGag GTACTGCAGCATCACAGAACTCAGCGACCTGCAGAGATAGAGCCAGAGCGCCTGAggcctcctgctgctcctggacGGAAGAAGCTCCTCAGAGTGTCTTCAACCAACAGGAGCCCGACTTCACCGAGCAACAACAGCCCACTGTCACCCACAGACATGAAAACCAACAACACAG ACTCTAACCTCAACATCACGACTGACGCAGGAGAGCTCAGCTTCAGGGCCGTTTCTCCATCGCTATCCAACCATAGAGACTCCCAGTGTTCCCAG GACGTCCTGCAGAGGTCAGTGAGTGTAGaagatcagcagcagcagcctcatGGAGCTCCGTCTAAAACCACGCTGCACGAGCTGCTCGacacattaaagctgctggaggagGAGCCACAGAGGCTGTCAGTGCCGAAGGAGAAACATGTCTGGGTTGATGAG GACGGCGATTCCAACTCTCTGACCACCGACAACCTGGAGCGCCACGGTCAGCTGGTCCACCACCACGTGCTGCCGGACGGGGGCGCCCTGCTGTCTGAGGCCAAGCTGCAGAGCATCATGAGCTTCCTGGACGAGATGGAGAAGTCTGAGCAGGAGAGGCCGCGCTCCGTCACCTCAGGGTCACACAGAGAG GCCGTGCTGTCTGAGGAGGAGCTGGTGGGCATTGATCAGGCCTCGGCCACCGCCGCAGAAATCAGCGGCTCCATGATGAGGATCCGAATGGAGCTGGAGGAGAAGAAGCGCTCGGTCCACATGCTGCAGACCGCTCTG GCGCAGCAGAGGGAGCTGACAGTGAGACACGCCAAGGAGACGGAGAAGGAGCTGAGCAGGAGCTTTCAGTTGCAGAAGGAGCAGTACGAGGCTACCATCCAGAGACACCTGAACTTCATCGATCAG CTCATCAGTGATAAAAAGACCCTGAGTGAGCGCTGTGAAGGTGTGGTGGCTGAGCTAAAGCAGGTGGACCAAAAGTATATGAAGAAGATGTCCCAGATGCAGGAGCAGCACGAGCTG GTGTGGCAAATTCTCGGTCCGTTGTGTGAG GAGATTAAGAAGCTGAAAGACTTAATGAGCGCCACCGAGAAAATCCGCCGGGAGAAATGGATCGACGAGAAAACCAAGAAGATCAAAGAGATCACGGTTAAAG GTCTGGAGCCTGAGATCCAGAAACTCATCTCCAAGCACAAGCAGGAGCTGAAGAAGCTGCGGATGCTGCACGAGGCGGAGCTACTGCAGGCAGACGAGCGTGCGGCTCAGCGCTACGTCCTCCAGAGTGAGGAGCTTCGTCTGCAGCTGGAGAAGGAGAGGGACGAGCAGTGCCAGAGGGAGAGGGAGCACGCTCAGCACAG atatgAGAAGCAGCtccaggaggaggagctgtCCCTGCAGCAGCAGAGGAAGCGTCTCTATAAAGAAGTGTCTGAGGAGAAGGAGAGACTGGCTCAGGTGGCCTCCAG ACAGCGCGCCGAGCTGGAGGACCTGCGGCGGCAGCTGGAGGAGAACAGCTCACTGGCTGGACGGGCGCTCAGAGAAGAGCTGGACAAGAGCCGAGAGGAACAGGAGAGGAGACACCAG aTGGAGATGAAGGCGATGCAAGAGCGGCTGGACCTGGAGAAGCAGAGCTGGGAGGAAAACTACAGGAAGAAAGAG gaggcgtggcttctgagCCGTGAGCGTAAGATGAAAGACGAGCTGCGGCGGGACCGCGACAAAGAGATCGAGCTCGCCATCTGGACTCTGGAGGAGGAAACCACCAAGGACAGAGAGGAGTGTGAGAGAGCAGCTGAGAatag GGTGAAGCGTGTGAGGGAGAAGTACGAGGCTGAGCTGAAGGAGCTGGAGCGCTCTGAGAGGGCGGCTGTGGAGAAACACCAGGACCTGAGGAAGCAACAGATGGAGAGTGAAGGAGAGATCCTCAGGCTGAGGGCCGCGCTGCGACAAAAGGAGCAGGAAGTGGACGTCGTCACGCAG TCCAGAGACAAGCTGGCTGATGAGCGGCACCACCTGGCCGAGGTCATCAGGCAGGAGTTCGCCGACCGTCTGGTGGCGACTGAGGAAGACAACCGGAGGATGAAGGTGGAGGCGTCAGAGATGAGAGCGCGGCTACGGCTGGAGGTGGAGAAGGTGACGcgggagaaggaggaagagcTGGCAGAGGTCCATCAGCG ggtGAAGTCGGCCATCCTGAAGAAGGAGGAAACCGTCGGAAACCTCCGGAAGCAGCACGAG GCTGCCCTGAAGAGGGCGGAGCATCTGGAGGCTCTGTGGGAGCAGCAGAGGAAACAACTGCTGGAGAAATGA